The proteins below come from a single Fodinicola acaciae genomic window:
- a CDS encoding lactonase family protein, producing MTDRRGFLKLAGATAATASVGLPTAAAASRAPQCLLYIGSYAHAITTVGSEDLGTVSEATGLAAPSYLADHPNGRFVYAVDEQEAGTVTGFAKGRTGKLSQLNTQPVNGKGPAQLTVDPTGRYVVTANYGSGSVSVNPLNADGTVGAVTDVVQHQGASPHAHMVRFAPSGRFALVADLGTDEIFAYQLRNGKLVQTAVTKVPTGTGPRHFRFAPHDTVYLVGESDSTLRTYTYDQRTGALTERNVQPATKETYSDRNYPSEIALSPDNAFAYVANRGGDVITTFDVRGATPKVLADVSVHGHWPRHFAVTGNRIWVANQLSNNLVEFSRDPRTGLPTFSTQRDLTTPSFVLPAR from the coding sequence ATGACCGATCGCCGGGGTTTTCTGAAGTTGGCCGGAGCGACCGCGGCCACGGCCAGCGTCGGGTTGCCGACCGCCGCCGCGGCGAGCCGCGCGCCGCAGTGCCTGCTCTACATCGGCTCGTACGCGCACGCGATCACCACGGTCGGCAGCGAGGACCTCGGGACCGTCAGCGAGGCGACCGGCCTGGCCGCGCCGTCATATCTGGCCGACCACCCCAACGGCCGGTTCGTCTATGCCGTCGACGAGCAGGAAGCCGGCACGGTCACCGGATTTGCCAAGGGCCGCACCGGAAAGCTCAGCCAGCTCAACACCCAGCCGGTGAACGGCAAGGGCCCGGCGCAGTTGACCGTCGACCCGACCGGCCGATACGTGGTGACCGCCAACTACGGCTCTGGCAGCGTCTCGGTCAACCCGCTCAACGCCGACGGTACGGTCGGCGCGGTCACCGATGTCGTGCAGCACCAGGGCGCGTCGCCGCACGCGCACATGGTGCGATTCGCGCCAAGCGGCCGGTTCGCGCTGGTCGCCGATCTGGGCACCGACGAGATTTTCGCTTACCAGCTGAGAAACGGCAAGCTGGTGCAGACCGCGGTGACGAAGGTGCCGACCGGCACCGGTCCGCGGCACTTCCGGTTCGCGCCGCACGACACCGTCTATCTGGTCGGCGAGTCCGACTCCACCCTGCGTACGTACACCTACGACCAGCGGACCGGCGCGCTCACCGAGCGAAACGTGCAGCCGGCGACCAAGGAGACCTACAGCGATCGCAACTATCCCTCGGAAATCGCGCTGTCGCCGGACAACGCGTTCGCCTACGTCGCAAACCGCGGCGGTGACGTGATCACCACCTTCGACGTGCGCGGCGCGACGCCGAAGGTGCTCGCCGACGTGAGCGTGCACGGCCACTGGCCGCGGCATTTCGCCGTGACCGGCAACCGCATCTGGGTCGCCAACCAACTTTCCAACAACCTGGTCGAATTCAGCCGCGATCCGCGCACCGGTCTGCCGACTTTCAGCACGCAGCGCGACCTGACGACGCCGTCGTTCGTCCTACCGGCCCGCTGA
- the otsB gene encoding trehalose-phosphatase, with protein sequence MTGLAELARTAKLLVATDFDGVLAPIVSVPAAARALPASVEALRALGSLPDTEIAVVSGRSLEVLRRLLSPPDEWHLVGSHGAETTDNTMDMEAVRPAAVKLAATLEHLVGARPGVAIEPKPIGAAVHVRNAAPDIASAVLEEVRSGPATEPGIFVTEGKCVIELAVVEVSKGIAVNQLRDALSATAVLYAGDDVTDERAFRALRDGDLGVKVGPGETAASLRVEDPEAMAAFFEELLALRSAGR encoded by the coding sequence ATGACCGGGCTGGCCGAGCTCGCGCGTACGGCAAAGCTGTTGGTGGCCACCGATTTCGACGGTGTGCTCGCGCCGATCGTGTCCGTACCGGCCGCCGCGCGTGCACTGCCTGCCTCCGTCGAGGCGCTGCGCGCGCTGGGTTCGTTGCCAGACACTGAAATCGCGGTCGTCTCCGGCCGTTCACTGGAGGTGCTTAGGCGGCTGCTGTCACCGCCCGACGAGTGGCATCTGGTCGGTTCGCACGGCGCCGAGACCACCGACAACACCATGGACATGGAGGCCGTACGGCCGGCGGCGGTGAAACTCGCCGCCACACTGGAACATCTGGTCGGCGCGCGTCCCGGTGTCGCCATCGAGCCGAAGCCGATCGGCGCGGCCGTACACGTGCGCAACGCCGCTCCGGACATCGCCTCGGCGGTGCTGGAGGAGGTGCGCTCGGGTCCGGCCACCGAGCCGGGGATCTTCGTGACCGAGGGAAAATGCGTGATCGAGCTGGCCGTTGTGGAGGTCAGCAAGGGCATCGCGGTCAACCAACTGCGCGATGCCTTGTCAGCCACCGCGGTGCTCTACGCCGGCGACGATGTCACCGACGAGCGCGCGTTTCGCGCCCTGCGAGACGGCGATCTCGGGGTCAAGGTCGGCCCCGGCGAGACCGCCGCCTCGCTCCGCGTCGAGGATCCGGAAGCGATGGCCGCGTTTTTCGAGGAGCTGTTGGCCCTGCGGTCAGCGGGCCGGTAG